In Brassica rapa cultivar Chiifu-401-42 chromosome A06, CAAS_Brap_v3.01, whole genome shotgun sequence, a single window of DNA contains:
- the LOC103875234 gene encoding uncharacterized protein LOC103875234 — translation MEQDEWLGTLRYASKAQDKVSVDSLMLRYRPIAPKPTTGQPCGTGDNNNNNSYGKRTKRKYVRVSKNNKTTCRGKSRSDVSDGREQTGVVTLQLMPEKSDPSGDYTPLDQDSLDPSLKTIIGVETLETNTWATFNGGETAEVETWVTVESVTGVYDGSSTSHAVECTDVEMVDNLGKDTCPAFVSDASNRVVWVNEAYRRNVSGEDWSSSLSLPDVMVWLVAEESTVAMYCNYRAFTCRVRMQYTWQETKYTKTVPCDVWKMEFGGFAWRLDTTAALTLWL, via the coding sequence atgGAACAAGATGAGTGGTTGGGTACGCTAAGATACGCCAGCAAGGCGCAGGATAAGGTTTCCGTCGACAGTCTCATGCTCCGGTACCGTCCGATCGCTCCAAAGCCGACGACTGGTCAACCATGCGGTACAGGAgacaacaataacaacaactCATACGGTAAACGAACCAAACGAAAGTACGTTAGGGTTTCGAAGAATAATAAAACCACGTGTCGAGGAAAGAGCAGATCTGACGTGTCTGATGGTCGGGAACAAACTGGTGTCGTGACGCTGCAGCTCATGCCGGAAAAATCCGATCCGTCAGGCGACTACACGCCGTTAGATCAGGATAGTCTCGATCCGTCGCTGAAAACGATAATCGGAGTAGAAACACTAGAAACCAACACGTGGGCCACGTTTAACGGCGGCGAAACGGCGGAGGTGGAGACATGGGTGACGGTGGAGTCCGTCACAGGCGTATATGACGGTAGTTCGACTTCCCATGCGGTGGAATGTACGGACGTCGAGATGGTGGATAATCTAGGTAAGGACACGTGTCCTGCGTTCGTATCGGATGCCTCGAACCGCGTGGTTTGGGTTAACGAGGCTTACCGGAGAAATGTTTCCGGTGAAGATTGGTCGTCATCTTTGTCGTTGCCGGATGTTATGGTGTGGTTGGTGGCGGAGGAGTCTACGGTGGCTATGTATTGTAACTACCGAGCTTTCACGTGTAGGGTGAGGATGCAGTACACCTGGCAGGAGACAAAGTATACCAAAACGGTGCCGTGTGATGTATGGAAAATGGAGTTTGGTGGCTTTGCATGGAGGCTAGACACAACAGCTGCTCTGACTCTCTGGCTTTGA
- the LOC103875236 gene encoding cytochrome c1 1, heme protein, mitochondrial, protein MVGGGVIQQILRRKLHSQSVATPVLSWFSSKKAHVDAGSSGVRAFALLGAGVTGLLSFSTVASADEAEHGLACPDYPWPHDGILSSYDHASIRRGHQVYQQVCASCHSMSLISYRDLVGVAYTEEEAKAMAAEIEVVDGPNDEGEMFTRPGKLSDRLPQPYANESAARFANGGAYPPDLSLITKARHNGQNYVFALLTGYRDPPAGISIREGLHYNPYFPGGAIAMPKMLNDEAVEYEDGVPATEAQMGKDVVSFLSWAAEPEMEERKLMGFKWIFLLSLALLQAAYYRRLKWSVLKSRKLVLDVVN, encoded by the exons ATGGTTGGAGGAGGAGTTATCCAGCAAATTCTCAGGAGGAAGCTTCACTCCCAATCAGTC GCAACTCCGGTTCTGTCGTGGTTTTCTTCTAAGAAAGCTCATGTGGACGCTGGTTCTTCTGGTGTAAGAGCATTTGCCCTCTTGGGTGCTGGTGTTACTGGGCTGCTGAGTTTCTCTACAGTAGCATCTGCTGATGAGGCTGAACACGGATTGGCCTGTCCTGACTACCCTTGGCCTCATGATGGCATTCTCAGCTCATACGACCATGCTTC GATCCGTCGTGGGCATCAAGTTTATCAACAAGTCTGTGCATCTTGCCATTCAATGTCTCTGATCTCATACCGTGATTTGGTGGGTGTCGCCTACACCGAGGAAGAGGCAAAGGCAATGGCAGCTGAAATCGAGGTTGTTGATGGACCTAATGATGAGGGTGAGATGTTCACCCGTCCTGGTAAACTCAGTGACCGCTTGCCTCAACCTTATGCCAATGAATCCGCTGCAAGGTTCGCTAATGGTGGAGCCTATCCTCCTGATCTAAGTCTTATCACTAAG GCACGTCACAACGGTCAAAACTACGTCTTTGCTCTTCTAACTGGTTACCGTGATCCTCCTGCTGGCATTTCG ATAAGAGAGGGGTTACACTACAATCCTTATTTCCCTGGGGGAGCAATTGCTATGCCGAAAATGCTTAATGATGAAGCTGTTGAGTATGAAGATGGTGTCCCCGCCACAGAGGCACAG ATGGGTAAAGATGTTGTGTCATTCTTGTCTTGGGCAGCTGAACCAGAAATGGAAGAGAGGAAATTG ATGGGTTTCAAGTGGATATTCCTACTATCGCTGGCTCTGCTCCAAGCAGCGTACTACAGGCGACTGAAATGGTCGGTTCTCAAGTCCCGGAAGCTGGTTCTTGACGTGGTGAACTAG
- the LOC103875235 gene encoding kelch repeat-containing protein At3g27220, protein MASKPDHHHHRTSRRLMLVLYFTCVLVAAFLCLSSTKPSLSSVSSIWVPENPPEIQAPSIDSRIVQKRSKQSNETKDDHVNNIRLLSATSADLPAPELQWEQMTSAPVPRLDGYSVQIQNLLYVFSGYGSLDYVHSHVDVFNFTDDKWCDRFDTPKEMANSHLGIVTDGRYVYVVSGQFGPQCRGPTSRSFVLDSSTKTWLDFPSLPAPRYAPATQIWRGRLHVMGGSKENRNAVASDHWSIAVKDGKALDKWREEVPIPRGGPHRACVVANDKLLVIGGQEGDFMAKPNSPIFKCSRRREFFNGEVYMMDEEMKWKMLPPMPKNNSHIESAWIIVNNSIVIVGGTTDWHPVTKRLVLVGEIFRFQLDNLTWSVIGRLPYRVKTAMAGYWNGYLYFTSGQRDRGPDNPQPGKVIGEMWRTKLKF, encoded by the exons ATGGCGAGCAAACCTGATCATCATCACCACCGAACTTCTAGGAGACTGATGCTTGTATTGTACTTCACTTGTGTTCTCGTCGCAGCTTTTCTCTGTCTGTCTTCTACCAAACCATCATTATCCAGCGTTTCTTCCATCTGGGTACCTGAAAACCCACCGGAGATTCAAGCTCCGAGCATCGATTCCCGGATCGTTCAGAAG AGAAGCAAACAATCGAACGAGACAAAAGATGACCATGTTAATAACATCCGTTTACTATCGGCGACATCTGCCGATTTGCCGGCGCCGGAGTTACAATGGGAGCAAATGACGTCAGCTCCAGTTCCTCGACTTGACGGATACTCTGTACAAATTCAAAACCTTTTGTATGTCTTCTCCGGCTACGGCAGTCTCGACTAC GTTCATTCTCATGTGGATGTGTTCAATTTCACAGACGACAAATGGTGTGACAGATTCGACACTCCTAAAGAGATGGCTAATTCTCACCTCGGGATCGTGACGGATGGACGGTATGTGTATGTGGTTTCAGGGCAGTTTGGTCCTCAATGCAGAGGTCCCACTTCTCGTTCCTTTGTCTTAGACTCATCCACTAAGACCTGGCTCGACTTTCCTTCACTACCAGCTCCAAG GTATGCACCTGCGACTCAGATATGGAGAGGGAGGCTTCATGTGATGGGAGGAAGCAAAGAGAATCGCAACGCCGTTGCTTCTGACCACTGGAGCATAGCTGTTAAAGACGGAAAAGCTCTCGACAAATGGCGAGAAGAGGTCCCAATCCCTCGAGGTGGACCACACAG GGCTTGTGTAGTTGCTAACGACAAGCTACTTGTGATAGGTGGTCAAGAAGGTGACTTCATGGCCAAACCCAACTCACCAATCTTCAAATGCTCACGTAGACGAGAG TTCTTCAATGGTGAGGTGTACATGATGGACGAGGAGATGAAGTGGAAGATGTTACCACCCATGCCAAAGAACAATTCCCACATTGAATCAGCTTGGATCATTGTCAATAACTCGATCGTTATCGTTGGTGGAACCACTGATTGGCATCCAGTGACCAAAAGGCTTGTTCTTGTTGGAGAGATCTTTCGGTTTCAGTTAGACAATTTG ACGTGGTCTGTGATCGGACGGTTACCGTACCGTGTCAAAACAGCTATGGCTGGATACTGGAACGGCTATTTGTACTTCACGTCCGGGCAACGAGATAGAGGACCAGACAATCCACAGCCTGGGAAAGTTATTGGAGAAATGTGGAGAACTAAGTTGAAGTTTTGA
- the LOC103875238 gene encoding uncharacterized protein At3g27210 isoform X2 translates to MVTPESPTKDNNSAPMTVKNDSVTIISNSLYSSSPSAKKLFGSKDETFFDTQQWLQSDSDDDFHSVNGDFTPSRGNTPKSSFSDRLPRINNLIFHENKPSRGSSPAPKPRRKKLGDLFRESIREEREESSGGSSSLSSPYLSGENSGEFNKVAIEDSSVKEEKKKSNWQHHRCLPGFSACGGSFMERRKKMSSETGVVAVK, encoded by the exons ATGGTAACACCAGAATCTCCCACGAAAGATAATAATTCAGCTCCGATGACTGTGAAAAACGACAGCGTTACGATCATTTCTAATTCCTTGTACTCATCGTCTCCTTCTGCGAAGAAACTCTtcg GAAGTAAAGATGAAACCTTTTTCGATACCCAGCAATGGCTACAATCTGACTCAGACGATGATTTCCACAGCGTTAATGGCG ATTTCACTCCTTCGCGTGGAAACACTCCTAAGAGCAGCTTCTCGGACAGACTTCCTCGCATCAACAACCTTATATTCCACGAGAATAAGCCTTCTCGAGGCTCTTCCCCAGCGCCAAAACCGAGGAGGAAGAAGCTTGGTGATCTCTTCAGAGAAAGTATAAGAGAAGAACGAGAGGAAAGCTCTGGAGGGTCATCTTCTCTCAGCTCTCCTTATCTCTCTGGTGAAAACTCAGGCGAGTTCAACAAGGTCGCCATTGAGGACTCTAGCgtaaaggaagagaagaagaagtctAACTGGCAGCATCATCGTTGTCTTCCTGGTTTCTCTGCGTGTGGTGGAAGTTTCAtggagaggaggaagaagatgagctCTGAAACTGGGGTTGTTGCTGTGAAATGA
- the LOC117125979 gene encoding defensin-like protein 306, with amino-acid sequence MEKVAFIFIGLILFSTCTLILAQSCETVSDCVHLKCVTKIKCENNHCKCVNPKHIALPLDTNCGVAACIDFCKAKGEQAYACILNQCYCRKPPIY; translated from the exons ATGGAGAAAGTAGCTTTCATATTCATCGGTCTTATACTTTTCTCAACAT GCACTCTTATTCTAGCACAATCTTGTGAAACGGTCTCGGATTGTGTTCATCTGAAATGTGTAACGAAGATCAAATGTGAGAACAACCATTGTAAATGCGTCAATCCAAAACACATAGCTTTACCACTTGACACGAACTGTGGTGTTGCTGCTTGCATTGACTTTTGCAAGGCGAAAGGTGAACAAGCTTATGCTTGTATCTTAAACCAGTGTTATTGTCGTAAACCTCCTATCTACTAA
- the LOC103875238 gene encoding uncharacterized protein At3g27210 isoform X1, producing MVTPESPTKDNNSAPMTVKNDSVTIISNSLYSSSPSAKKLFESPIKSTSVQVASPAVKSRWSFSSSKKSFGSKDETFFDTQQWLQSDSDDDFHSVNGDFTPSRGNTPKSSFSDRLPRINNLIFHENKPSRGSSPAPKPRRKKLGDLFRESIREEREESSGGSSSLSSPYLSGENSGEFNKVAIEDSSVKEEKKKSNWQHHRCLPGFSACGGSFMERRKKMSSETGVVAVK from the exons ATGGTAACACCAGAATCTCCCACGAAAGATAATAATTCAGCTCCGATGACTGTGAAAAACGACAGCGTTACGATCATTTCTAATTCCTTGTACTCATCGTCTCCTTCTGCGAAGAAACTCTtcg AATCGCCGATAAAGAGTACATCGGTTCAGGTGGCTTCTCCGGCTGTCAAGTCTCGGTGGTCGTTTTCCTCTTCAAAGAAAAGCTTCG GAAGTAAAGATGAAACCTTTTTCGATACCCAGCAATGGCTACAATCTGACTCAGACGATGATTTCCACAGCGTTAATGGCG ATTTCACTCCTTCGCGTGGAAACACTCCTAAGAGCAGCTTCTCGGACAGACTTCCTCGCATCAACAACCTTATATTCCACGAGAATAAGCCTTCTCGAGGCTCTTCCCCAGCGCCAAAACCGAGGAGGAAGAAGCTTGGTGATCTCTTCAGAGAAAGTATAAGAGAAGAACGAGAGGAAAGCTCTGGAGGGTCATCTTCTCTCAGCTCTCCTTATCTCTCTGGTGAAAACTCAGGCGAGTTCAACAAGGTCGCCATTGAGGACTCTAGCgtaaaggaagagaagaagaagtctAACTGGCAGCATCATCGTTGTCTTCCTGGTTTCTCTGCGTGTGGTGGAAGTTTCAtggagaggaggaagaagatgagctCTGAAACTGGGGTTGTTGCTGTGAAATGA
- the LOC103875240 gene encoding mavicyanin, with the protein MTMQAALVILVFSGLLAVKTTLAAQHVIGGSQGWEQSVDFDSWSSDKSFKVGDQLVFKYSGLHSVVELGSEAAYKSCDLGTPVNSLSSGNDVVKLSKTGTRYFACGTPGHCQSGMKVKVNVVSADSTAVPSPGSDSSSDSDSGSSNGSDSGSSNGSGSRSSSGQGLRASTGYILAVGSLVIGLVWAY; encoded by the exons atgacaatgcaagcAGCTCTAGTTATCCTGGTTTTCTCCGGTTTACTTGCGGTTAAGACAACTTTAGCAGCACAGCATGTGATAGGCGGGAGCCAAGGCTGGGAACAATCCGTTGACTTTGATTCTTGGTCGTCCGATAAATCTTTCAAAGTCGGCGATCAACTTG TTTTCAAATATTCCGGACTACACAGCGTTGTAGAGCTGGGAAGCGAAGCGGCATACAAGAGCTGTGACCTGGGAACACCTGTAAATTCCTTAAGCTCTGGAAACGACGTCGTTAAGCTGTCGAAAACCGGTACTCGTTATTTCGCATGTGGGACCCCAGGGCATTGCCAGTCAGGCATGAAGGTTAAAGTCAACGTTGTCTCTGCTGACTCCACCGCCGTTCCCTCTCCGGGTTCGGATTCAAGCTCCGATTCAGATTCGGGCTCCAGCAACGGCTCAGATTCGGGTTCGAGCAACGGCTCAGGTTCGCGTTCGAGTTCCGGTCAGGGGCTACGTGCTTCCACTGGATATATTTTAGCTGTGGGATCGTTGGTTATTGGACTTGTTTGGGCTTACTGA
- the LOC103875238 gene encoding uncharacterized protein At3g27210 isoform X3: MVSESKGSKDETFFDTQQWLQSDSDDDFHSVNGDFTPSRGNTPKSSFSDRLPRINNLIFHENKPSRGSSPAPKPRRKKLGDLFRESIREEREESSGGSSSLSSPYLSGENSGEFNKVAIEDSSVKEEKKKSNWQHHRCLPGFSACGGSFMERRKKMSSETGVVAVK; the protein is encoded by the exons ATGGTGTCTGAATCAAAAG GAAGTAAAGATGAAACCTTTTTCGATACCCAGCAATGGCTACAATCTGACTCAGACGATGATTTCCACAGCGTTAATGGCG ATTTCACTCCTTCGCGTGGAAACACTCCTAAGAGCAGCTTCTCGGACAGACTTCCTCGCATCAACAACCTTATATTCCACGAGAATAAGCCTTCTCGAGGCTCTTCCCCAGCGCCAAAACCGAGGAGGAAGAAGCTTGGTGATCTCTTCAGAGAAAGTATAAGAGAAGAACGAGAGGAAAGCTCTGGAGGGTCATCTTCTCTCAGCTCTCCTTATCTCTCTGGTGAAAACTCAGGCGAGTTCAACAAGGTCGCCATTGAGGACTCTAGCgtaaaggaagagaagaagaagtctAACTGGCAGCATCATCGTTGTCTTCCTGGTTTCTCTGCGTGTGGTGGAAGTTTCAtggagaggaggaagaagatgagctCTGAAACTGGGGTTGTTGCTGTGAAATGA